From a region of the Triticum aestivum cultivar Chinese Spring chromosome 7D, IWGSC CS RefSeq v2.1, whole genome shotgun sequence genome:
- the LOC123168121 gene encoding ubiquitin carboxyl-terminal hydrolase 6 gives MNSTIQCMNRVPELKAALTSYSHNAKRDGIDVMSHNLSVAANHIFSELDKNTEAVSPSKLLEMMRAKYPTFAEQENNVYRQQDAEECWSGLLNAFSEAFASEASEPTTDQMKEIFGIELVSRSKCAENGAGRLKTQSVKLLRCPITDGMNHLDEVLEHTLRTGDSMYEKDSEINELPRYFTIQLGRMWDEMQNRLTKKFDKVSHPLQLDLYGHCSDEMKLKLQAAREVAESGALGSSYMDIDQFDSTVPKKQLTGIYNLVAVVTHKGPTANLGHYVAWVKQANETWIQFSDDMTSTHEDSEILELSGGADDQHVAYIYLYKAQLI, from the exons ATGAATTCTACTATTCAGTGCATGAACAGGGTTCCAGAACTGAAGGCTGCATTGACAAG CTATTCGCATAATGCCAAGCGCGATGGGATTGACGTCATGTCACACAATCTTTCAGTTGCAGCTAATCATATATTTTCAGAGCTTGATAAAAATACTGAAGCAGTTAGTCCTTCAAAGCTCTTAGAG ATGATGCGAGCGAAATATCCAACATTTGCCGAACAGGAAAATAATGTTTATAGgcaacag GACGCTGAAGAGTGCTGGTCTGGCCTATTGAATGCGTTTTCTGAAGCTTTTGCATCAGAAGCAAG TGAGCCTACCACTGATCAGATGAAGGAAATTTTTGGGATTGAACTTGTGAgcag GTCAAAATGTGCAGAAAATGGTGCAGGGCGTTTGAAGACACAAAGTGTAAAGCTTCTAAGATGTCCTATAACTGATGGCATGAACCACCTTGATGAGGTACTTGAGCAT ACTCTGAGGACAGGAGATTCGATGTATGAAAAAGATTCAGAAATAAATGAGTTGCCTAG GTATTTCACGATACAGCTTGGTCGGATGTGGGATGAAATGCAAAACAGACTGACCAAAAAATTTGAT AAAGTGAGCCATCCACTGCAATTGGATCTTTATGGGCACTGTTCAGATGAAATGAAACTTAAACTTCAAGCTGCCAGAGAG GTCGCAGAATCTGGTGCCCTGGGATCATCTTACATGGACATTGATCAAT TTGATTCTACTGTACCAAAGAAACAATTAACGGGCATATACAATTTGGTAGCAGTTGTGACACACAAGGGGCCGACTGCAAATCTTGGACATTATGTTGCATGGGTTAAGCAAGCTAATG AGACGTGGATTCAGTTTTCTGACGATATGACTAGCACACATGAGGACAGTGAGATTCTCGAACTATCCGGTGGTGCTG ATGACCAACATGTGGCTTATATCTATCTGTACAAGGCTCAGCTTATCTGA